Proteins found in one Pagrus major chromosome 20, Pma_NU_1.0 genomic segment:
- the mfsd1l gene encoding lysosomal dipeptide transporter MFSD1, translating into MTQPAEKAYYRFLVLFFNCLLTFGSYFCFDIPSVLQDQFQGNLTCPNATVINGTVDCVEGLGMSPQQYNLLYAIYAWTNAVVVIMAGFLIDKLGNRFGVFLFSFLCVLGSSLFALGSHFKGTPYLLPLMLTGRLLFGSGNGSLTIVQNRITAFWFKGKELALAFGLTLAFSRLGSVLNFFLTQKFEEKYGMQWTLWGGALLCVLGFTSAIIVSTLDKVGMRQLGLDGAIQEESRKVRIQDVKLLSLRYWLLVLTIMFFYNGIFPFIADASKFIQDKYSGYSQKEAAYIAGAVYDSSLVLSASVGILIDYVGLRGIFAVACAVLTLPVFGLLAFTFVPPLVSTIWLGVTYSFAASSMWPSIPLVVPQATLGTAMGLATSIQMVGIGVSNLVVGQILGTKSSETKIPLWRWQRMMIFMLANTIGCIVTSVILNVVDHRQGGTLNKTTKRSEQAERDSDREPLNQGEEEQDEEDEAVRSRSINS; encoded by the exons ATGACGCAGCCAGCGGAGAAAG CGTATTACCGCTTCTTGGTGCTCTTCTTCAACTGCCTGCTGACGTTTGGCTCCTACTTCTGCTTCGACATCCCCAGTGTTCTGCAGGATCAGTTCCAAGGG AACCTGACATGTCCCAATGCAACCGTGATCAATGGGACAGTGGACTGTGTGGAGGGACTGGGGATGAGCCCTCAGCAGTACAATCTTCTTTATGCCATCTATGCTTGGAc GAATGCAGTGGTGGTGATCATGGCTGGGTTCCTGATTGACAAATTAGGAAACCGCT TTGGAGtatttctcttctccttcctgtGTGTTCTGGGCTCGTCGCTGTTCGCGCTGGGCTCCCACTTCAAAGGGACTCCTTATCTGCTGCCACTGATGCTCACAGGCCGACTACTGTTCGGATCAGGCAATGGATCTCTGACCA TTGTTCAGAACCGCATCACAGCCTTCTGGTTCAAAGGGAAGGAGCTGGCCTTGGCTTTCGGTCTGACCCTGGCTTTCTCTCGCCTGGGTTCAGTCCTGAACTTCTTCCTCACCCAGAAGTTTGAGGAAAAATATGGCATGCAGTGGACACTTTGGGGTG GTGCACTATTGTGCGTGCTGGGCTTTACATCCGCCATCATAGTCAGCACCCTGGACAAGGTTGGGATGAGGCAGCTGGGGCTTGATGGCGCCATCCAAGAGGAGTCTCGCAAAGTG aggatTCAGGATGTGAAGCTCCTGTCGCTAAGATACTGGCTGCTGGTTCTCACCATTATGTTCTTCTACAACGGTATCTTCCCGTTCATCGCTGATGCCAG TAAGTTCATTCAGGATAAGTACAGCGGCTACAGTCAGAAGGAGGCAGCCTATATCGCCGGGGCGGTTTATGACAGCTCGCTGGTCCTCTCAGCCAGCGTGGGCATTCTCATA gatTATGTGGGCCTGCGGGGCATTTTCGCAGTGGCCTGTGCCGTCCTCACGCTCCCTGTGTTTGGACTCCTGGCCTTCACTTTTGTCCCTCCTCTCGTCTCCACCATATGGCTGGGAGTCACCTActcctttgctgct TCGAGCATGTGGCCGTCTATCCCCCTCGTCGTACCTCAGGCGACTCTTGGAACAGCCATGGGTCTTGCCACCTCCATACAGATGGTGGGAATCGGGGTGTCCAATCTGGTTGTCGGACAGATTTTGGGCACCAAGTCTAG TGAAACTAAGATTCCGTTGTGGCGTTGGCAGAGGATGATGATCTTCATGTTGGCCAACACCATCGGCTGCATCGTCACCTCGGTGATTCTCAATGTTGTCGAccacagacag ggcGGGACCCTGAACAAGACGACCAAGAGGTCAGAGCAGGCGGAGAGAGACTCGGACAGAGAGCCGCTCAAccagggagaggaagagcaggatgaggaggacgaggCAGTCAGATCTCGTTCTATCAACTCCTAA